Proteins encoded by one window of Cystobacter ferrugineus:
- a CDS encoding FAD-binding oxidoreductase — MRTESAPSARWPGESTRHDARHAAKVERIARQLRRRRNTRPASFKKKTPSHQVPKRHDQRRQDEKIDLSDLDQILEIDPVSMTCTAEPAVTFDEVVHETLRHGLVPIIVPEHKTITLGGAVAGCSIESMSFRQGGFHDTCLEYEVITAKGDVLRCTPDENPLVFQMIHGSFGTLGVLSKLRFRLVRAAPYVHVTYETHATLEAYQRAIWRHFTAQDADYLDGQIFSPTKHVLCVGRFAEQAPYVSRYDWLKAYCESIPRRADDFLTVYDYLFRYDRGVTSVTPKSLVGRALFGKLVHSDSVLRAADRFHRFLPAKSPKVIVDVFVPFSRTAEFMDWYHREIKHYPVWCVPYKRTRDYEWLTPRWWAGVQDPLFLDLAVYGLEQPPGRNIYKEFEDELLEVNGTKTLISYNYYDEQTFWSLWNKETYQAVKQLTDPDNIFRDLYTKTCRAALGLGAQTPGSGGSLH; from the coding sequence GTGCGGACAGAATCGGCTCCCAGCGCGCGCTGGCCAGGGGAATCCACGCGGCACGACGCGCGTCATGCGGCGAAGGTCGAGAGGATCGCGCGGCAGTTGCGGCGGCGCAGGAACACCCGGCCCGCGTCCTTCAAGAAGAAGACGCCGTCGCACCAGGTTCCCAAGCGCCACGACCAGCGGCGCCAGGACGAGAAGATCGACCTGAGCGACCTCGATCAGATCCTCGAGATCGACCCCGTGTCGATGACCTGCACGGCCGAGCCCGCGGTCACCTTCGACGAGGTGGTCCACGAGACGCTGCGCCATGGGCTCGTGCCCATCATCGTCCCCGAGCACAAGACCATCACCCTCGGGGGCGCCGTGGCGGGGTGCTCCATCGAGTCCATGTCCTTCCGGCAGGGCGGCTTCCACGACACCTGCCTCGAATACGAGGTCATCACCGCCAAGGGGGACGTGCTGCGCTGCACCCCCGACGAGAACCCGCTCGTGTTCCAGATGATCCACGGCTCGTTCGGGACGCTCGGCGTCCTGTCGAAATTGCGCTTCAGGCTCGTGCGCGCCGCGCCCTACGTGCACGTGACGTATGAGACCCACGCCACGCTCGAGGCCTATCAGCGAGCCATCTGGCGTCACTTCACCGCCCAGGACGCGGACTATCTCGACGGGCAGATCTTCTCCCCGACGAAGCACGTGCTGTGCGTGGGCCGCTTCGCGGAGCAGGCGCCGTATGTGAGCCGTTACGACTGGCTCAAGGCCTACTGTGAGAGCATTCCGCGCCGCGCCGATGACTTCCTCACGGTCTACGACTATCTCTTCCGCTACGACCGGGGCGTCACCTCCGTCACGCCGAAGAGCCTCGTGGGCCGGGCGCTGTTCGGCAAGCTGGTGCACTCGGACAGCGTGTTGAGGGCCGCGGATCGCTTCCACCGCTTCCTGCCGGCGAAGAGCCCGAAGGTCATCGTGGACGTGTTCGTTCCCTTCTCGCGCACGGCCGAGTTCATGGACTGGTACCACCGCGAGATCAAGCACTACCCGGTGTGGTGCGTGCCCTATAAGCGGACGCGGGACTATGAGTGGCTGACGCCCCGCTGGTGGGCCGGCGTGCAGGATCCTCTATTCCTCGACCTCGCGGTCTACGGGCTCGAGCAGCCGCCCGGCCGCAACATCTACAAGGAGTTCGAGGACGAGCTGCTGGAGGTCAACGGCACCAAGACGCTCATCTCGTACAACTACTACGACGAGCAGACCTTCTGGAGCCTCTGGAACAAGGAGACCTACCAGGCCGTGAAACAGCTCACGGACCCGGACAACATCTTCCGCGACCTCTACACGAAGACCTGCCGGGCGGCGCTCGGGCTGGGGGCCCAGACGCCCGGCTCCGGGGGCTCGCTGCACTGA
- a CDS encoding esterase family protein gives MSYVDPNLRREVFGWYSHRLGMDMPVVRYGHWGPAMLLFPTAGGDFLEAERMGLIQSVAHHLFAGRFQIFAINSINPWAWMNHGMPMHEKAYNQARFSEYVEQEVVPHIRTCLGNPHARLGAAGASFGAFHAANAFFRRPDQFELLLGLGGLYDLQSEFLHGYWSDDVYFNNPVSYVPNLPEGHAMDLLRHHSRIHLVTSRGAWEYPEFSEHLSHLLHQRGIPHNLDIWGHDMPHDWSTWYRQLDHYVAERLGY, from the coding sequence ATGTCATACGTCGATCCGAACCTGCGCCGGGAAGTCTTCGGCTGGTACAGCCACCGGCTGGGCATGGACATGCCCGTCGTCCGCTATGGTCACTGGGGCCCGGCGATGCTGCTCTTCCCCACCGCCGGAGGCGACTTCCTCGAGGCCGAGCGCATGGGGCTCATCCAGTCCGTCGCGCACCACCTGTTCGCCGGCCGGTTCCAGATCTTCGCCATCAACAGCATCAACCCCTGGGCGTGGATGAACCACGGCATGCCCATGCACGAGAAGGCCTACAACCAGGCGCGCTTCTCGGAGTACGTGGAGCAGGAGGTCGTCCCGCACATCCGCACCTGTCTGGGCAACCCTCACGCGCGCCTCGGCGCGGCGGGCGCCAGCTTCGGGGCCTTCCACGCCGCCAATGCCTTCTTCCGGCGCCCGGATCAATTCGAGCTGCTCCTCGGGCTGGGCGGCCTCTACGATCTCCAGTCGGAGTTCCTCCACGGCTACTGGAGTGACGACGTCTACTTCAACAACCCCGTCTCCTACGTGCCGAACCTGCCCGAGGGCCATGCCATGGACCTCCTCCGGCATCACAGCCGCATCCACCTGGTGACGAGCCGCGGCGCATGGGAGTACCCCGAGTTCTCCGAGCACCTCAGCCACCTGTTGCACCAGCGCGGCATCCCCCACAACCTGGACATCTGGGGCCACGACATGCCGCATGACTGGTCCACCTGGTACCGGCAGCTCGACCACTACGTGGCGGAGCGGCTCGGGTACTGA
- a CDS encoding carbohydrate-binding protein produces MGTAKKNAWRTWGGRILVASWLSAGVGCGASADLFVEEGLASERQAAGSTYEAESAALSGGAVIATDHAGYSGSGFVGGFTDGNKGNAAAQFTVSISAAGNFDVTLRYANGTGSAQTLSLYVDGTKVKQISLGATANWDNWGTRTDTLSLGAGTHTLRYKFDTTDSGNVNLDNLTLSAQATPPPAGSGPLYEAESAALSGGAVIATDHPGYSGTGFVGGFTDGNKGNAAAQFTVNASATGNHDATLRYANGTGGAQTLSLYVDGTKVKQISLDATANWDSWGTRTDTLSLGAGTHTLRYKFDTTDSGNVNLDSLNLTAATPPPPPPTGSGFVYEAEEQFFSGGVAKESAWLRDFSAPGARVIFTVNLDAAAATSVGLRYLNNSGTNKTLNVYVNGVFALTTTLAPTGSTWSGKTETLSLRRGLNTITYQYDSVNTGGVDIDALTVVNGKALADRGATVPYQELEAEAGTTNATVLNPNRTPGTVEAESSGRRAVKLTQTGHYVQWSAPQAANSLVVRYGMPDAPAGGGINATLSLYVNGTKLQTLNLTSRHAWVYGGYPYGDSPSTPSKPGEWDPGPHRFYDESRFLLSSSIPAGATVKLQKDGGDTAAYYTIDLIDLEQVEAPQPMPANFVSITSFGAIADDNGDDTQAILNAISNAKSTGRAGVWIPSGAFNINSRVTLDNIHLRGAGPWYTRIQATNIGEHFTGTGSNVKVIDLAYFGNVVERNDGADRAAFEGSFGTGSLIQNVWIEHAKVGYWIRPGTDGLYIVNGRVRNSYADGINLHAGVKNTMVSHVHARNTGDDAFAMWSDGAINENCTFRHDTAQLPNLANTFAIYNGRDNKLLDSVGADTHYASSGVLITDWFADLPFLGTTEVRRVTFNRTGGEQTVNFSMNAGAVWVHGVRREISGHILVEDVEINDSTFSGIKISWGKGASTNPPVNNHAISPVTLKNVTIKGAGAYGLETFNVPGTATCTNVTVTGAALGGLSNHNNRYTFNKVSGNTGW; encoded by the coding sequence ATGGGTACAGCGAAGAAGAACGCGTGGCGGACATGGGGCGGCCGGATTCTCGTGGCGTCGTGGTTGAGCGCTGGCGTGGGATGCGGAGCCTCGGCGGACTTGTTCGTCGAGGAAGGACTGGCTTCGGAGCGGCAAGCCGCCGGGTCCACCTATGAAGCGGAGTCGGCGGCGCTGTCGGGCGGTGCGGTCATCGCGACCGACCACGCTGGCTATTCGGGCTCCGGCTTCGTGGGAGGCTTCACGGATGGGAACAAGGGCAATGCCGCCGCCCAGTTCACTGTCAGCATCTCCGCTGCGGGGAACTTCGACGTGACGCTGCGCTACGCCAATGGGACGGGCAGTGCGCAGACGTTGAGCCTTTATGTCGATGGCACCAAGGTGAAGCAGATCTCCCTGGGCGCGACGGCCAACTGGGACAACTGGGGCACGAGGACCGATACGCTCAGCCTGGGCGCGGGCACCCACACCTTGCGCTACAAGTTCGACACGACCGACTCCGGCAACGTCAACCTGGACAACCTCACCCTCAGTGCACAAGCCACTCCTCCGCCCGCGGGTTCGGGCCCCCTCTATGAGGCGGAGTCGGCGGCGTTGTCGGGCGGTGCGGTCATCGCGACCGACCACCCCGGCTATTCGGGCACGGGCTTCGTGGGAGGCTTCACGGATGGGAACAAGGGCAATGCCGCCGCCCAGTTCACCGTCAATGCGTCCGCCACGGGCAACCATGACGCGACGCTGCGCTATGCCAATGGCACGGGCGGCGCGCAGACGTTGAGCCTCTATGTCGATGGCACCAAGGTGAAGCAGATCTCCTTGGACGCGACGGCCAACTGGGACAGTTGGGGCACGAGGACCGATACGCTCAGCCTGGGCGCGGGCACCCACACCCTGCGCTACAAGTTCGACACGACCGACTCCGGCAACGTCAACCTGGACAGCCTCAACCTGACCGCGGCCACCCCTCCTCCGCCTCCTCCCACGGGTTCGGGCTTCGTCTATGAGGCGGAGGAGCAGTTCTTCTCTGGAGGTGTCGCCAAGGAGTCCGCCTGGCTGCGCGACTTCTCCGCTCCCGGTGCGAGGGTCATCTTCACGGTCAACCTGGACGCGGCGGCGGCCACGAGCGTGGGTCTGCGCTATCTCAACAACTCGGGGACGAACAAGACCCTGAACGTCTATGTCAATGGCGTGTTCGCCCTGACCACGACCCTGGCCCCTACCGGCTCCACCTGGTCGGGGAAGACGGAGACCCTGAGCCTGCGTCGAGGGCTCAATACCATCACCTACCAATACGACAGTGTGAACACTGGAGGGGTCGACATCGACGCCCTCACCGTCGTGAATGGCAAGGCCCTGGCTGACCGAGGCGCCACGGTGCCCTACCAGGAACTGGAAGCCGAGGCGGGCACGACCAACGCCACGGTGCTCAACCCCAATCGGACTCCCGGCACGGTGGAGGCCGAGTCCTCGGGTCGCCGGGCCGTCAAGCTCACCCAGACGGGCCACTACGTGCAGTGGAGCGCGCCCCAGGCGGCCAACTCGCTCGTCGTCCGCTACGGCATGCCGGACGCGCCGGCCGGAGGCGGTATCAACGCGACGCTGAGCCTGTACGTCAATGGAACGAAGCTCCAGACCCTGAACCTGACCTCCCGTCATGCCTGGGTCTACGGTGGGTATCCCTACGGTGACAGCCCGAGCACGCCGTCCAAGCCGGGTGAGTGGGATCCGGGTCCCCATCGCTTCTACGACGAGAGCCGGTTCCTGCTGTCGTCGTCCATTCCGGCGGGGGCCACCGTCAAGCTGCAGAAGGACGGCGGAGACACCGCGGCCTATTACACCATCGATTTGATTGATCTCGAGCAGGTGGAGGCTCCCCAGCCCATGCCCGCGAACTTCGTGAGCATCACGTCGTTCGGAGCCATCGCGGACGACAACGGAGACGACACCCAGGCGATCCTCAACGCCATCTCCAACGCGAAGTCCACCGGCAGGGCGGGGGTCTGGATTCCCTCGGGCGCCTTCAACATCAACAGCCGGGTGACATTGGACAACATCCACCTGCGCGGCGCGGGCCCCTGGTACACGCGCATCCAGGCCACCAATATCGGCGAGCACTTCACCGGCACGGGAAGCAACGTCAAGGTGATCGACCTGGCGTATTTCGGCAACGTCGTCGAGCGCAACGATGGAGCGGACCGGGCGGCGTTCGAGGGGAGCTTTGGCACGGGCTCGCTCATCCAGAACGTCTGGATCGAGCATGCGAAGGTCGGCTACTGGATCCGTCCCGGTACGGATGGCCTGTACATCGTCAATGGCCGGGTGCGGAACAGCTACGCCGACGGCATCAACCTCCACGCGGGCGTCAAGAACACCATGGTCAGCCATGTCCACGCCCGCAACACGGGCGATGACGCCTTCGCCATGTGGTCCGATGGCGCCATCAACGAGAACTGCACGTTCCGCCATGACACCGCGCAACTGCCCAATCTCGCCAACACCTTCGCCATCTACAACGGCCGGGACAACAAGCTCCTGGACAGCGTGGGCGCGGACACGCACTACGCCTCCTCGGGTGTGCTCATCACCGACTGGTTCGCGGACCTGCCCTTCCTGGGCACCACGGAGGTCAGGCGCGTGACCTTCAACCGGACGGGTGGCGAGCAGACGGTGAACTTCAGCATGAACGCCGGGGCCGTGTGGGTCCATGGGGTGAGAAGGGAAATCTCGGGGCACATCCTCGTCGAGGACGTGGAGATCAACGACAGCACCTTCTCGGGCATCAAGATCAGCTGGGGAAAGGGCGCGAGCACGAATCCCCCCGTGAACAACCACGCCATCTCCCCCGTGACCCTGAAGAACGTCACCATCAAGGGCGCGGGGGCCTATGGGTTGGAGACCTTCAATGTGCCTGGGACGGCCACCTGCACCAACGTCACCGTGACGGGCGCGGCCTTGGGGGGGCTCAGCAACCACAACAACCGGTACACCTTCAACAAGGTCTCGGGCAACACCGGCTGGTGA